Proteins encoded by one window of Burkholderia plantarii:
- a CDS encoding DUF72 domain-containing protein has translation MTSSTSPERHSQARPIHTGCAGWALSSRVAGRFPTDGSHLERYARVFSSVEINSSFYRPHQPKTYARWAASTPDAFRFSVKLPRRISHELRLRDADAALIEFLDQVESLKEKLGCLLLQLPPSLALDEGAARRFFSLLRSATETPVVCEPRHATWFSEAGAATLREAGIGCVRADPPPVADAQPIGDPRISYFRLHGSPRIYESAYDAPFIDALAARLTEARRAGSEAWCIFDNTARGEAIPNALMLTAKLQTAHR, from the coding sequence ATGACCTCCAGCACGTCCCCCGAGCGTCATTCCCAAGCCCGCCCGATCCATACCGGGTGCGCCGGATGGGCACTGTCATCGCGCGTAGCCGGTCGATTTCCCACCGACGGCAGCCATCTCGAGCGTTATGCGCGAGTTTTCTCCTCGGTGGAAATCAATTCGTCGTTTTACCGCCCTCATCAGCCGAAGACTTACGCGCGCTGGGCTGCGAGCACGCCCGACGCGTTCCGGTTCTCGGTCAAGCTGCCACGACGGATTTCGCATGAACTGAGATTACGCGACGCCGATGCGGCCTTGATCGAATTCCTGGACCAGGTCGAGTCGCTGAAAGAGAAGCTGGGATGTCTGCTGCTTCAACTGCCGCCCAGCCTGGCCCTGGACGAGGGCGCGGCCCGCCGCTTCTTTTCGCTGCTGCGCAGCGCCACGGAAACGCCCGTCGTCTGCGAACCACGCCACGCGACGTGGTTTTCCGAGGCGGGCGCGGCCACCCTGAGAGAGGCCGGGATCGGCTGCGTGCGGGCCGATCCGCCACCCGTCGCCGATGCGCAGCCGATCGGCGATCCGCGTATTTCCTACTTTCGCCTGCATGGCTCGCCGCGGATCTATGAATCGGCATACGATGCGCCGTTCATCGACGCGTTGGCGGCGCGGTTGACCGAAGCCCGCCGCGCCGGCTCCGAGGCCTGGTGCATCTTCGACAATACCGCGCGCGGCGAGGCGATTCCCAACGCGCTGATGCTGACGGCAAAGCTGCAAACGGCGCATCGCTGA
- a CDS encoding LysR family transcriptional regulator, which yields MELRHLRYFIAVAESGSLTVAAERRLHTSQPSLSRQIRDLEDQVGVELLSRSARGVELTPAGKAFIDHARLALSQVDAAVEAARQAAQPSKQRFALGFLTGQEMTWLPKALNLLRDELPNIDVTVSSDYSPDLADALARGRLDLAFLRAEPGFDLDYTTVGREPLVVLMPSDHALTSQESIRPQQLVGQPFVAMANKARVLRSVVDAYLQREGVTLTATQGVDNPAMVMSLVASTRGLTLIPDYVENLLPWSVASRPLAGEVPTIDLVVGHSRSNASPILKLFLSRLSELAPAAAKQAMQPSMS from the coding sequence ATGGAGCTAAGACATCTGCGTTACTTCATCGCCGTGGCCGAGTCGGGTAGCCTGACGGTGGCGGCCGAGCGGCGGCTGCATACCTCCCAGCCCTCGCTGAGCCGGCAGATCCGCGATCTGGAAGATCAAGTGGGCGTGGAACTGTTGAGCCGCAGCGCGCGCGGCGTCGAACTGACGCCGGCGGGGAAAGCCTTCATCGACCATGCGCGATTGGCCCTGAGTCAGGTTGATGCGGCGGTCGAGGCCGCGCGCCAGGCGGCGCAGCCGAGCAAGCAGCGTTTTGCATTGGGCTTCTTGACCGGGCAGGAGATGACCTGGCTGCCGAAGGCGCTGAACTTGCTGCGCGACGAGCTGCCGAACATCGACGTGACGGTCTCTAGCGACTACTCACCGGACCTGGCGGATGCGTTGGCGCGCGGCCGGTTGGACCTGGCCTTTCTGCGCGCAGAACCAGGCTTCGATCTGGACTACACAACGGTCGGGCGAGAGCCGCTGGTCGTGCTGATGCCGAGCGATCACGCATTGACTTCGCAAGAGAGCATCCGACCGCAACAACTCGTGGGCCAGCCCTTTGTGGCCATGGCCAATAAGGCACGCGTGCTGCGTTCTGTGGTGGACGCATACCTGCAGCGCGAAGGCGTGACGCTGACGGCCACGCAGGGCGTGGACAACCCAGCGATGGTGATGTCGCTCGTGGCTTCGACGCGCGGGCTGACGCTGATTCCTGACTATGTCGAGAATCTGCTGCCGTGGTCCGTGGCGAGCCGACCCTTGGCGGGAGAGGTGCCGACGATCGACCTCGTTGTCGGTCACAGCCGCTCCAACGCCTCTCCGATTCTCAAGCTCTTCTTATCCCGGTTGAGCGAGCTGGCGCCAGCGGCCGCTAAACAAGCAATGCAGCCGAGCATGTCATAG
- a CDS encoding SDR family NAD(P)-dependent oxidoreductase — protein MTHHPVILITGALTGIGRATALAFASSGARLVISGRRPAEGKALESELRQLGAEANFIQADVRHDQEVRDLVDQTVARFGRLDVAVNNAGTEGQPGLIVNQTADSYAATFDTNVLGTLLSMKHELRVMTAQGGGSIINISSTYGHEGAAYASVYAGSKHAVEGMTKSAALEVAASGVRVNAVAPGPTDTGMLDRFTGTPENKAALASGVPLGRVGKPAEIAAAVRFLASDAAAFVTGQIVTVDGGKTAG, from the coding sequence ATGACCCACCATCCCGTTATTCTCATCACTGGCGCGCTGACCGGCATCGGTCGCGCCACCGCCTTGGCTTTTGCAAGCAGCGGCGCCCGTCTCGTCATCTCCGGCCGCCGGCCGGCAGAAGGCAAGGCGCTCGAGTCAGAACTCCGTCAACTGGGCGCCGAAGCCAACTTCATCCAGGCCGATGTCCGGCACGACCAGGAGGTTCGGGATCTGGTGGACCAGACCGTCGCCCGCTTCGGTCGCCTGGACGTGGCCGTCAACAACGCCGGCACCGAAGGCCAGCCCGGCTTGATCGTCAACCAGACCGCCGACAGCTACGCCGCCACTTTCGACACCAACGTGCTCGGCACGCTGCTGAGCATGAAGCATGAACTGCGCGTGATGACTGCCCAGGGTGGCGGCAGCATCATCAACATCTCGTCGACCTATGGCCACGAAGGCGCGGCCTACGCGTCGGTGTATGCCGGCAGCAAGCATGCTGTCGAAGGCATGACCAAGTCCGCGGCACTCGAAGTGGCGGCCTCGGGCGTTCGCGTCAACGCCGTGGCCCCCGGTCCGACCGACACCGGCATGCTGGACCGTTTCACCGGCACGCCGGAGAACAAGGCCGCGCTCGCTTCGGGCGTGCCGCTGGGCCGTGTCGGCAAACCGGCCGAGATCGCAGCGGCCGTGCGCTTCCTGGCCTCGGACGCCGCGGCCTTCGTGACCGGCCAGATCGTCACGGTTGACGGCGGCAAGACCGCCGGCTGA
- a CDS encoding alpha/beta fold hydrolase has translation MNTLTHHTAPTQLVEADGIRFAYRRFGKSGGVPIVFNQHYAGTMDYWDPAVTDGLAQTREVILFNNAGVSSSSGETPASFPEMGANAIAFIRALGLHQVDVLGISIGGFVAQEIALQGGDLVRKLILVGTGHRGNDMTASRSAEIFADRYEPPEHLWLSVHFAPSEASQKAGIAFLERKWRRKDRDPEVSAQTLAAQGAAIGKWIAPDQDALVYLKSIRQPTLIVQGSNDVIIPTTHSVTLQQHLPNAELVIYPDSNHGSIYQYPERFVAHATQFLNESPADTASA, from the coding sequence ATGAACACCTTGACTCACCATACTGCCCCGACCCAGTTGGTCGAAGCTGACGGCATCCGTTTCGCCTATCGCCGGTTTGGCAAGTCGGGCGGCGTGCCGATCGTTTTCAACCAGCACTACGCCGGAACGATGGACTACTGGGATCCAGCCGTGACCGACGGCCTCGCTCAGACGCGCGAGGTGATCCTGTTTAACAACGCCGGCGTGTCCAGTTCGTCCGGCGAGACACCGGCCAGCTTCCCGGAAATGGGCGCCAACGCGATTGCCTTCATCCGCGCGCTCGGCCTCCACCAGGTCGATGTGCTGGGCATCTCGATCGGCGGCTTTGTTGCACAGGAGATTGCACTTCAGGGCGGGGATCTCGTGCGCAAGCTCATCCTCGTCGGCACCGGCCATCGCGGCAACGACATGACGGCCAGCCGCTCGGCCGAGATCTTCGCGGACCGGTACGAGCCGCCCGAACATCTCTGGCTGTCGGTGCACTTCGCGCCGTCCGAGGCCAGTCAGAAAGCCGGCATCGCCTTCCTTGAACGCAAGTGGCGTCGCAAGGATCGCGACCCGGAAGTGAGCGCACAGACCCTGGCCGCACAGGGCGCTGCCATCGGCAAATGGATTGCGCCTGACCAGGACGCGCTGGTCTATCTGAAGTCGATTCGGCAGCCCACGCTGATCGTCCAGGGTAGCAACGACGTGATCATCCCGACGACGCACTCCGTCACGCTGCAGCAGCACCTGCCGAACGCGGAGCTGGTGATCTATCCGGACTCCAACCACGGCTCGATTTATCAGTACCCGGAGCGCTTCGTCGCGCACGCCACCCAGTTCCTGAACGAAAGCCCTGCCGACACGGCCAGCGCTTGA
- a CDS encoding SDR family NAD(P)-dependent oxidoreductase: MNALTGKTALVTGASRGIGRATALTLAAAGAQVLVHYGSSEKEATAVVDEIRRAGGKAETVAADLRTPDGPHRLAERVRTIIGGRLDVLVANAGIAKAASIEDTTVEDFDALFAVNVRAPFFLVQQLLPALCKGSSIVLLSSLAAHASVGTLSAYSATKGAVDTLVKHWAAALGPRGIRVNAVAPGVVETEMSSFTKTDAGREATLGMQALQRLAQPEDIASAVTFLASDHARWITGDTLRVDGGSKL, encoded by the coding sequence ATGAACGCACTCACAGGCAAGACTGCGCTCGTCACCGGTGCTTCGCGCGGTATCGGCCGGGCCACCGCCCTAACGCTGGCCGCGGCCGGGGCGCAAGTCCTGGTTCACTACGGCAGCAGCGAAAAGGAGGCAACCGCCGTGGTCGACGAGATCCGCCGCGCCGGCGGCAAAGCCGAGACGGTCGCAGCCGACCTGCGCACGCCGGACGGCCCGCACCGGCTCGCCGAACGCGTTCGCACCATCATCGGCGGACGGCTCGATGTTCTGGTGGCCAATGCCGGCATCGCCAAGGCCGCGTCGATCGAGGACACAACCGTCGAGGATTTTGACGCGCTCTTCGCGGTCAACGTGCGTGCACCGTTCTTCCTCGTGCAGCAACTACTGCCTGCACTGTGCAAGGGCAGCAGTATCGTCCTGCTGTCCTCGCTGGCGGCGCACGCCTCGGTCGGCACGCTCTCTGCATACTCGGCCACCAAGGGTGCGGTCGATACGCTGGTAAAGCACTGGGCCGCGGCGCTCGGCCCGCGTGGCATCCGCGTCAACGCGGTGGCGCCCGGTGTGGTGGAGACCGAGATGTCGAGCTTCACCAAGACGGACGCCGGCCGCGAGGCGACCCTCGGCATGCAGGCCCTGCAACGCCTGGCCCAGCCCGAAGACATCGCCAGTGCCGTCACGTTCCTGGCCTCGGACCACGCACGCTGGATCACCGGCGACACGCTGCGCGTGGATGGCGGCTCCAAGCTCTGA
- a CDS encoding glutathione S-transferase family protein has product MKLYHSSSSPNSRRVRILLAEKGLALNLVPVDLGKGEQHGEAYRAINPRRVVPTLVLDDGTAIGEVPVISRYLDDLYSTPSLFGTTPAERAVVSMWDRRIEQEGFASVMEAIRNKAPGLKGRAIAGPHDYEQIPALIERSTRRVKNLFADMNARLTEFPFAAGENFSVADITLLVTVDFAAKAIDLSIPEELGALRRWYDTVSHRGSAAV; this is encoded by the coding sequence ATGAAGCTCTATCACTCCAGCTCGTCACCCAATTCGCGCCGCGTGCGCATCCTGCTCGCCGAAAAGGGCCTCGCTCTGAACCTGGTCCCCGTCGACCTGGGCAAGGGCGAACAACATGGCGAAGCCTACCGTGCCATCAATCCGCGCCGCGTCGTACCCACGCTGGTGCTGGACGACGGAACGGCCATCGGCGAAGTGCCCGTCATCAGCCGCTACCTCGATGATTTGTACTCGACGCCCTCGCTCTTTGGCACCACGCCGGCGGAGCGGGCCGTGGTCTCGATGTGGGACCGTCGCATCGAACAGGAGGGTTTCGCCTCCGTGATGGAAGCGATCCGTAATAAGGCGCCCGGCCTGAAGGGCCGAGCGATCGCGGGACCGCACGACTACGAGCAGATCCCTGCCCTGATCGAGCGCAGCACGCGGCGCGTGAAGAATCTGTTCGCGGACATGAACGCGCGGCTGACCGAGTTTCCCTTCGCCGCTGGTGAAAACTTCTCGGTGGCGGACATCACGCTGCTCGTCACGGTGGACTTCGCCGCCAAGGCGATCGACTTGTCGATCCCGGAGGAACTCGGAGCCCTTCGCCGCTGGTACGACACCGTCTCGCATCGTGGCAGCGCAGCCGTTTGA
- a CDS encoding SDR family NAD(P)-dependent oxidoreductase: MSLLKNKIAVVTGGSSGIGLATAKRFAEEGAYVFIAGRRQAELDRAVAEIGKNVTGVKTDISKLDDLGRFYEAVAKKGKIDVIFAGAAFVEKMMTATVTPEHFDKTFDTNARGTYFTVQKALPYLNDGASIILVASAGKNKGLPGRSTYSATKAALRSLVRTWTSEFKERGIRTNVLSPGAVDTPMFDNQFPSKEGAAEARNQITAMTPLARLARPEEIAAAALFLASDQSSYVAGIDLPVDGGLTAV, encoded by the coding sequence ATGTCCTTATTGAAAAACAAGATCGCCGTCGTCACGGGGGGCAGCAGCGGCATCGGCCTCGCGACCGCCAAGAGGTTTGCCGAAGAGGGCGCCTATGTATTTATCGCCGGCCGCCGTCAGGCCGAGCTTGACAGGGCCGTAGCGGAGATCGGCAAGAACGTCACCGGCGTAAAGACCGACATCTCAAAGCTCGATGACCTCGGCCGTTTCTACGAGGCCGTTGCTAAGAAGGGCAAGATCGATGTGATTTTCGCGGGCGCGGCCTTCGTCGAAAAGATGATGACTGCCACGGTGACACCCGAGCATTTCGACAAGACGTTCGACACGAACGCCCGCGGCACTTATTTCACTGTTCAAAAGGCACTGCCTTACCTGAATGATGGTGCTTCCATCATTCTCGTGGCGTCCGCAGGGAAGAACAAAGGGCTTCCGGGCCGCAGCACCTACAGCGCCACCAAGGCAGCGCTTCGGTCGTTGGTTCGGACGTGGACCAGCGAATTCAAGGAACGGGGGATCAGGACAAACGTGTTGAGCCCTGGCGCGGTCGACACGCCGATGTTCGACAACCAGTTCCCATCCAAAGAAGGCGCGGCCGAAGCGAGAAACCAAATCACTGCGATGACGCCTCTGGCACGCTTGGCGCGACCCGAGGAGATCGCTGCCGCAGCTCTATTCCTCGCCTCGGACCAAAGCAGTTACGTCGCCGGTATAGACCTTCCGGTCGACGGCGGCCTGACGGCTGTTTGA
- a CDS encoding SDR family oxidoreductase, producing the protein MLNPGAVDTPMFGELFPFGEGTAEATKQITAMTPLGRLAYADEVACAALFLASDLSSYVAAIDPLVDGRLTAV; encoded by the coding sequence GTGCTGAACCCTGGCGCGGTCGATACGCCCATGTTCGGAGAGCTGTTCCCTTTCGGAGAAGGCACGGCCGAAGCCACAAAGCAAATCACAGCGATGACGCCCTTGGGACGCCTGGCGTATGCCGATGAAGTCGCCTGTGCGGCTTTGTTCCTCGCTTCGGACCTCAGCAGCTACGTCGCCGCCATCGACCCTCTCGTCGATGGCCGCCTGACTGCCGTTTAG
- a CDS encoding cupin domain-containing protein has translation MKMRRIVSAESKAGVVMQVSDVLDTDTADRVTNIWGFDKIPQLPLTPDQVLGEYKRLGIFGPKDSVRVDLQIVPPEKAGATDLGALMAKIDFGTGGGMTQGEHGGSMHRTDTIDLAVVLKGEVDIAYPGEDGQVHTTTAKEGDFFVQNGAFHEFHNRSDDPCVILMFVFGAERKEA, from the coding sequence ATGAAGATGAGAAGAATCGTAAGTGCCGAGAGCAAAGCTGGCGTCGTCATGCAAGTGAGCGATGTTCTCGATACCGATACCGCCGATAGAGTCACCAATATTTGGGGATTCGACAAGATTCCCCAACTGCCGCTTACGCCTGATCAAGTTCTCGGTGAATACAAGCGGCTTGGGATTTTTGGGCCAAAGGACTCCGTTCGAGTCGATCTCCAAATCGTTCCCCCCGAGAAAGCGGGCGCGACCGATCTCGGTGCCTTGATGGCCAAAATCGACTTCGGCACCGGGGGAGGCATGACCCAAGGCGAGCACGGTGGCTCAATGCACCGGACCGATACCATCGACCTGGCGGTGGTGCTAAAGGGCGAAGTGGATATCGCCTATCCGGGAGAAGACGGTCAAGTGCACACGACCACTGCCAAAGAGGGCGACTTCTTCGTGCAGAACGGCGCCTTTCACGAATTCCACAACCGCTCGGACGACCCTTGCGTAATCCTCATGTTCGTCTTCGGAGCCGAGAGGAAGGAGGCCTGA
- a CDS encoding SDR family oxidoreductase → MKKYDGKRAVIIGGTSGMGLATAKMLLEEGARVLVTGRSQAGLESAEQELGGSAIVVSSDARSLTDIDALATRVKGEFGTFDLLFVNAGFSIPTPLDSVTEAIYDEMFNLNAKGPFFAVQKLAPLINRGGSVVLTTSVANVKGLPGQATYGGAKAALRSFARVLATELLPREIRVNAVSPGPIDTPILDKVFPDKNAAAQVREKTIGMIPMKRFGTSEEIAKAVLFLAFDATFTTGLEIPVDGGWSQI, encoded by the coding sequence ATGAAAAAGTATGACGGAAAACGGGCAGTGATCATCGGTGGCACCAGCGGCATGGGGCTCGCAACGGCGAAGATGCTGCTTGAAGAAGGGGCGCGCGTTCTCGTGACGGGTCGCTCCCAGGCTGGCTTGGAATCGGCGGAGCAAGAACTTGGCGGCAGTGCCATCGTGGTTTCGAGCGACGCGCGTTCGTTGACTGACATCGACGCTCTCGCTACTCGGGTGAAGGGCGAATTCGGCACCTTCGACCTGCTTTTCGTCAACGCGGGTTTCAGTATTCCAACGCCTCTCGATAGCGTGACGGAGGCCATCTACGACGAAATGTTCAACCTCAACGCCAAGGGACCGTTTTTCGCGGTCCAGAAGCTCGCCCCGTTGATCAATCGTGGAGGCTCAGTTGTCCTAACGACATCCGTCGCCAACGTCAAGGGACTGCCGGGCCAAGCCACATACGGGGGCGCCAAGGCTGCGCTGCGGTCGTTCGCCCGAGTGCTCGCCACCGAGCTGCTTCCGCGGGAAATCCGCGTGAACGCAGTGTCGCCTGGCCCCATCGACACGCCGATCCTCGACAAAGTGTTTCCCGATAAGAATGCGGCCGCCCAAGTCAGAGAGAAGACGATCGGCATGATCCCGATGAAGCGCTTCGGGACCTCGGAGGAGATCGCGAAGGCCGTCCTCTTCCTCGCGTTCGACGCGACCTTCACGACCGGCCTTGAGATTCCGGTCGATGGCGGCTGGTCGCAAATCTGA
- a CDS encoding SDR family NAD(P)-dependent oxidoreductase, with amino-acid sequence MEHSIALVTGATSGLGQAAARLLAEGGWCEVIITGRSLAQVQETAEQLAAETKRKVFTPLELDLDKPRSVQSALAELVKRGRPLDFLLLNAGMVPGKARVITEAGIEASQAPLIGHHQLTIGLLRAKLLSANARIVIASAEPARGGVPMFKYTDAAAFADKYFGGDQTTAVEALIRNAPHVKYSPNNAYADAKLIVAWWVAALARRLPSGMAVYAVSPGASNATKVARNAGPLLKYLMIPIVNLIPGMNQTPETAARRYLQASEFGTDASGQFYASAQGKFSGPMEVQRQPHLHDGANQEAAWQAVVNVSGIDLPHPDWLREVSGRSPDRGEIVA; translated from the coding sequence GCTCGGTCAGGCGGCGGCCCGCCTTCTTGCCGAAGGGGGCTGGTGCGAGGTCATCATCACTGGGCGCAGCCTGGCTCAGGTCCAGGAAACCGCCGAACAACTCGCGGCGGAGACCAAACGAAAGGTCTTCACGCCCTTGGAGCTGGACCTGGACAAGCCGCGCAGCGTTCAGTCCGCGCTCGCCGAGCTTGTCAAGCGAGGTCGGCCGCTCGATTTCCTGCTGCTCAATGCGGGGATGGTTCCTGGCAAGGCGCGGGTGATCACTGAGGCGGGCATCGAGGCTTCTCAGGCCCCGCTGATCGGCCATCATCAACTGACTATCGGGTTGCTCCGCGCGAAGCTGCTGAGCGCCAATGCGCGGATCGTTATCGCCAGCGCAGAGCCCGCTCGGGGCGGCGTGCCCATGTTCAAGTACACCGACGCGGCCGCCTTCGCGGACAAATACTTCGGGGGTGACCAAACCACCGCTGTCGAGGCCCTGATTCGCAACGCGCCGCACGTGAAGTACTCGCCGAACAATGCGTATGCCGATGCGAAGCTCATTGTCGCTTGGTGGGTCGCGGCGCTGGCGCGCCGGCTTCCCTCCGGCATGGCCGTGTACGCTGTCTCGCCCGGTGCGTCGAATGCCACCAAGGTAGCGCGAAACGCCGGACCGTTGTTGAAGTATCTGATGATTCCGATCGTGAACCTCATCCCCGGCATGAATCAGACGCCGGAGACCGCGGCCCGTCGCTACCTCCAGGCGTCGGAGTTTGGAACCGACGCCTCAGGGCAATTCTACGCGTCGGCTCAAGGGAAGTTCTCCGGCCCAATGGAGGTGCAGCGCCAGCCACACCTCCACGATGGCGCCAACCAGGAAGCTGCTTGGCAGGCCGTCGTCAATGTTTCCGGCATCGACTTGCCTCATCCAGATTGGTTGAGGGAAGTGTCCGGAAGGAGCCCCGATCGCGGTGAAATTGTCGCGTGA